A single genomic interval of Flavobacteriales bacterium harbors:
- a CDS encoding T9SS type A sorting domain-containing protein, whose product MYVMNGNGLRRLFLDGSLDTSFNILDDYPLFSTGQGGDYHVYPDGRALFTGSHSVQDTVHGLIGTDFGLVWFTNTGDLDTTQHHRKSNNAIYTLAVEPDGQLLVSGIYSTYEDQPAPCILRLHPDGERDTTFNVPIVWGMATAITPLAGGRVLASGYFLPNVGDDTLQIVRLLPDGSLDSTFNNVLNAPRDLFGAYGGLWHTVLPDDRLVLHGNFSSVDWEPRSGIALLDSNGYLSNDAFTGDGCGIYNDGFYPLHATNGMVPDQAGNWYIHGSYIGYDDGTTNDPQQRFVSRLYGLNVGVREVEEPVQLEVYPNPAHTSTTVRWATPGNYQLRLLDVTGREVHRSAHQGTEAVLDLGGLPAGPYVIQITDQTHRQWSRTLIVEPEVSSAPWPS is encoded by the coding sequence ATGTACGTTATGAATGGCAACGGTCTACGGCGGCTCTTCTTGGACGGCAGCCTCGACACTTCGTTCAACATCTTGGATGACTACCCGCTTTTCAGCACGGGGCAGGGCGGAGACTACCACGTCTACCCCGACGGCCGCGCCCTATTCACGGGATCCCACTCCGTACAGGACACCGTTCACGGGCTAATTGGTACTGACTTCGGCCTGGTGTGGTTCACCAACACGGGAGATCTGGACACCACCCAGCACCACCGAAAAAGCAACAACGCCATTTACACCCTGGCCGTGGAGCCCGACGGCCAGTTGCTCGTGAGCGGCATCTACAGCACGTACGAGGACCAACCTGCGCCCTGCATCCTGCGCCTGCATCCCGATGGCGAGCGCGATACCACGTTCAATGTGCCTATCGTATGGGGCATGGCCACAGCGATCACTCCGCTAGCCGGGGGACGTGTGCTGGCCTCGGGATATTTCCTTCCGAATGTGGGTGACGACACCTTGCAGATCGTCAGGCTTCTACCGGATGGTTCACTCGACTCGACCTTCAACAATGTCCTCAATGCACCAAGGGATCTCTTTGGTGCGTACGGCGGTCTTTGGCACACAGTGTTGCCCGATGACCGTCTGGTTCTGCACGGGAATTTCTCGTCTGTGGACTGGGAGCCGCGAAGTGGGATTGCTCTGCTCGATAGCAATGGATACCTGTCCAACGACGCCTTCACCGGAGATGGCTGCGGGATCTACAATGACGGTTTCTATCCTCTCCACGCCACCAATGGTATGGTCCCCGATCAGGCCGGCAACTGGTACATCCACGGCAGCTACATCGGCTACGACGACGGCACCACCAACGATCCCCAACAGCGCTTCGTGAGCCGGTTGTACGGGTTGAACGTGGGGGTGCGGGAGGTGGAGGAACCGGTGCAGCTGGAGGTGTACCCCAACCCGGCCCACACGAGCACCACGGTGCGGTGGGCGACGCCGGGAAACTACCAGCTGCGCCTGCTCGATGTCACCGGCCGCGAGGTCCACCGCTCCGCCCACCAAGGCACCGAGGCCGTCCTGGACCTCGGCGGCCTGCCCGCCGGGCCCTATGTGATCCAGATCACCGACCAAACCCACCGCCAATGGAGCCGAACGCTGATCGTGGAGCCCGAAGTGAGCTCCGCACCATGGCCCAGCTGA
- a CDS encoding T9SS type A sorting domain-containing protein — MKYSRILRLYFMLMATSAILGAQAQQPFDLDTNFRSAITERNVNSLLLEPDGKLVISGRMRFPEFPLSDRLLARLDVNGALDLSFNTSNLGGGKLTPWNGAFYVGTAQTVRRILPGGTQDPTFIEMNLGPYFSSGQGGDYHVYPDGRVLMTGVHVLSDSIRGFEGFHSLVWFSNTGYLDTTATHRKCDGSIDFIHPLPDGKFLLSGIFTTYEGQPAGRIFRVHPDGGLDTSFSTTIFWGQAYGCHHLDDGRILAAGRFQINGDPDTLHLIRLMPNGTLDPTFNNHLSFEIDTLDGVSATVTAVHPLGDGRIALLGGFDRVGGLVRRGLVLTDTAGQLLPTALGGIGSGTYTYMNFTYGSIRDMVPAPDGGYYIHGSFVGYDDGTVNDSTQRFVSRLYGLDVGVREVEKPLAVQVVPNPSTGPVRVELPEAIGPAMLQVVDAQGRVVRVQRVASRPAVLDLTGQAPGVYAVRVRTEAGRSGHARIVLQPGGR, encoded by the coding sequence ATGAAGTACAGCCGCATTTTGCGGCTGTACTTCATGCTGATGGCCACTTCGGCCATCCTTGGAGCACAGGCGCAACAACCTTTTGATCTGGATACGAACTTCCGATCGGCCATCACTGAACGCAATGTGAACTCCTTGTTGCTAGAACCGGACGGAAAGTTGGTCATCTCCGGTCGTATGCGTTTCCCAGAGTTTCCGCTCAGCGACAGACTACTGGCACGTCTGGATGTGAACGGAGCTTTGGATCTATCGTTCAATACGAGTAACCTGGGAGGAGGTAAGCTAACTCCATGGAATGGCGCCTTCTACGTAGGTACAGCACAAACCGTGAGGCGAATCCTTCCAGGCGGAACGCAGGATCCCACCTTCATCGAGATGAATCTGGGGCCCTATTTCTCATCGGGCCAAGGCGGCGACTACCACGTGTACCCCGACGGCCGGGTGCTGATGACCGGGGTGCATGTGCTCAGCGACAGCATCCGCGGCTTCGAGGGCTTCCACAGCCTGGTGTGGTTCTCCAACACCGGATACCTGGACACCACGGCCACGCACCGCAAGTGCGATGGCAGCATCGACTTCATCCATCCCCTGCCCGATGGCAAGTTCCTGCTCAGCGGCATCTTCACAACTTACGAAGGCCAGCCTGCCGGTCGCATTTTTCGCGTCCATCCCGATGGCGGCTTGGACACAAGTTTCAGTACCACCATTTTTTGGGGTCAAGCGTATGGATGTCACCATCTGGATGATGGCCGGATCTTGGCTGCAGGTCGTTTTCAGATCAACGGAGATCCCGATACGCTCCATTTGATCCGGTTGATGCCCAACGGCACCCTCGATCCCACCTTCAACAATCACCTCTCCTTCGAGATCGACACCCTCGACGGAGTGAGCGCCACGGTAACGGCGGTGCACCCCTTGGGCGATGGGCGAATAGCGCTGCTCGGCGGTTTCGATCGCGTGGGTGGCTTGGTCCGGCGGGGCTTGGTGCTCACCGATACTGCGGGTCAGCTCCTTCCTACAGCGCTCGGCGGCATCGGTAGTGGCACCTACACATACATGAACTTCACCTACGGGAGCATTCGTGACATGGTGCCTGCACCGGATGGGGGCTACTACATCCACGGCTCGTTCGTAGGCTACGACGACGGCACGGTCAACGACAGCACGCAGCGCTTCGTGAGCCGGTTGTACGGGTTGGACGTGGGGGTGCGGGAGGTGGAGAAACCGCTGGCGGTGCAGGTGGTGCCCAACCCCAGCACCGGTCCGGTGCGGGTGGAGCTGCCGGAGGCGATCGGTCCGGCCATGTTGCAGGTGGTGGATGCGCAGGGCCGGGTGGTGCGGGTGCAGCGGGTTGCCAGTCGCCCCGCCGTGCTGGACCTCACCGGCCAGGCCCCCGGGGTCTATGCCGTGCGGGTGCGCACCGAGGCCGGCCGCAGCGGGCATGCGCGGATCGTGCTGCAACCAGGGGGTCGATGA
- a CDS encoding T9SS type A sorting domain-containing protein, whose translation MAQLTTAEQDQLEALIDGAHDRPATWAQNLLCFGYGLCRAPLTGGDPNRAPMIQHLHPPAPNERSAWLKIQPNPASTWVVVNYGAEPQPANASISIRDLMGREVHRAAISAATGQLLWDTRQVPAGSYAVVLLGAASGPVTQQLIVQP comes from the coding sequence ATGGCCCAGCTGACCACCGCTGAACAGGACCAGCTGGAGGCCCTCATCGATGGGGCGCATGACCGCCCGGCCACCTGGGCGCAGAACCTGCTCTGCTTCGGCTACGGGCTGTGCCGTGCGCCGCTCACCGGTGGAGATCCCAACCGGGCGCCCATGATCCAGCACCTACATCCGCCAGCGCCGAACGAGCGCAGCGCTTGGTTGAAGATCCAGCCGAACCCGGCGAGCACATGGGTTGTCGTGAACTATGGTGCGGAGCCGCAACCTGCGAACGCGTCCATCTCGATCCGTGATCTGATGGGCCGGGAAGTGCATCGAGCCGCGATCAGCGCAGCGACCGGCCAACTGCTTTGGGACACCCGACAGGTCCCGGCCGGTAGCTACGCCGTGGTGCTGCTGGGCGCAGCCAGCGGACCTGTAACCCAACAGCTCATTGTGCAGCCATGA
- a CDS encoding MGMT family protein, with protein MGKGPSGKQVRDGAVQEPAFVRLKRVPLRDTPADKRDFFADVMDVVRQIPRGRVTSYGAIARYLGAAQSAAPMRAVLFIAVR; from the coding sequence ATGGGGAAGGGACCTTCCGGAAAACAGGTGCGTGATGGCGCCGTGCAAGAGCCCGCCTTCGTGCGGCTCAAGCGCGTCCCCCTGCGCGACACTCCGGCGGACAAGCGCGACTTTTTTGCCGACGTGATGGATGTGGTGCGCCAGATCCCCCGGGGACGCGTGACGAGCTATGGCGCCATCGCCCGGTACCTCGGAGCTGCGCAGAGCGCAGCCCCGATGAGGGCAGTCCTGTTCATCGCTGTACGATGA